A window of the Microbulbifer aggregans genome harbors these coding sequences:
- a CDS encoding thiol-disulfide oxidoreductase DCC family protein yields the protein MPRALPDRIILFDSVCNLCNGWAHLVLKHDRRALFTLCRVQSPAGQHLLAEMQRPLDAFETVLYLERDNAGRHQVYEKSSAALRVMAQLPMPWKALALVQFVPRSIRDWLYDRVARNRYRLFGRREECRLPTAAEKPRFLEELDENEAD from the coding sequence ATGCCCCGCGCCCTGCCTGACCGCATCATTCTGTTTGATAGCGTCTGTAACCTCTGCAATGGCTGGGCGCACCTGGTGCTGAAGCATGACCGACGCGCACTCTTCACTTTGTGCCGTGTACAATCGCCCGCCGGCCAGCACCTGCTGGCGGAAATGCAACGCCCTCTGGATGCCTTTGAAACGGTCCTTTATCTGGAGAGGGACAACGCGGGGCGGCACCAGGTATATGAAAAGAGCAGCGCTGCCCTCCGGGTCATGGCACAACTGCCTATGCCGTGGAAGGCCCTAGCGTTAGTGCAGTTTGTCCCGCGAAGCATCCGCGACTGGCTCTACGACCGGGTGGCGCGCAACCGCTACCGGCTCTTCGGGCGCAGAGAAGAGTGCCGCCTGCCTACGGCAGCGGAGAAACCGAGATTTCTTGAAGAACTGGACGAGAATGAAGCTGACTGA
- a CDS encoding class I SAM-dependent methyltransferase, whose amino-acid sequence MALHCPLCRHPAAHSYHRDHSREYLQCARCALVFVPPEFHLSADRERAYYDLHENDLADEGYRRFLNRCAEPLLDRLSAGAKGLDFGCGPAPLLARLLEEGGHSLQVYDPFYVPDTSVLQPDCNYDFIVTTEVVEHMSAPGVELEALWRLLRPNGLLAIMTKRVMSPERFVGWHYTRDPTHICFFSEETFRWLADHLEARLELAGPDVAFLYKSGVDPK is encoded by the coding sequence TTGGCTCTGCATTGCCCTCTGTGCCGCCACCCGGCGGCACATTCCTATCACCGCGATCACTCCCGCGAGTATCTCCAGTGCGCACGTTGCGCACTGGTTTTCGTGCCTCCCGAATTCCACCTCTCGGCAGACAGGGAGCGGGCCTATTACGACCTGCACGAAAACGACCTCGCGGACGAGGGCTATCGCCGCTTCCTCAATCGCTGCGCGGAGCCGTTGCTAGATCGCCTTTCCGCGGGAGCGAAAGGGCTGGACTTCGGTTGCGGTCCGGCACCGCTCCTGGCGCGGCTGCTTGAAGAAGGCGGGCACAGCCTGCAGGTTTACGACCCTTTCTATGTCCCTGATACGTCGGTCTTGCAGCCCGATTGTAATTACGACTTCATCGTCACCACCGAAGTGGTTGAGCACATGTCCGCACCCGGTGTCGAGCTCGAGGCCCTCTGGCGTCTTCTGCGTCCAAATGGGCTGCTGGCAATCATGACCAAGCGGGTGATGTCTCCCGAGCGGTTCGTGGGCTGGCATTACACCCGTGACCCTACCCACATCTGTTTTTTCAGTGAAGAGACATTCCGCTGGCTGGCGGATCACCTCGAGGCCCGGTTGGAGCTGGCCGGCCCCGATGTGGCGTTTCTCTACAAATCAGGTGTTGACCCGAAATAA
- a CDS encoding YcjX family protein — MAEGESGAGNNGSGASSKLKQKWRQLRRGAQDKSHWAAERLLDRRICIGITGLSGAGKSTLLTSLIYQLSHPQKAQLPGFGPALNGDLLGAELKPALDTDLPMFDYRECLQALLDQPPRWPQSTRELSAMELHIHLRSRRFGRNGRRTVVVELRDYPGEWLMDLPLLGMSYADWCRHQHHIIDGDARAGLAPELMSELAALSPSAAAEPGHLDSLWDKYRNFLLDCRTQRRLSYLQPGRALLDRENYGVLPLLDLRGQSNEALEALPEDSNYQYLARQYRRYVEDMVAPFVESHFRHLDRQLVLVDMIGTLYAGEQALDDMRLAFGHIADTFRYGGSNPLRKLWRPRIDRLVFAATKVDQVLAADHDALRQLLGSQLQQAFSGARHQGLPLFCEAISAVRCSNETLRDGRRLLVGHDLKGRYLGFENAEIFAQLPSEGKAWQHYNGAAPPQLRPPAGMAAGQCIPHIRVDALLNLLLGDKV, encoded by the coding sequence ATGGCAGAGGGTGAGTCGGGAGCCGGCAACAACGGTTCCGGCGCGAGCAGTAAACTCAAACAGAAATGGCGACAGTTGCGTCGTGGCGCACAGGACAAGTCCCACTGGGCCGCAGAGCGCCTGCTGGACCGCCGTATCTGCATTGGCATCACCGGCCTCAGTGGCGCGGGTAAGTCCACGCTGCTCACCAGCCTCATCTACCAGTTGAGTCATCCCCAGAAAGCCCAGTTGCCGGGTTTTGGTCCGGCCCTGAATGGCGATCTGCTGGGGGCGGAACTGAAGCCCGCCCTGGATACGGATTTGCCCATGTTCGATTATCGGGAGTGCCTGCAGGCACTTCTGGATCAGCCTCCCCGCTGGCCGCAGAGCACGCGGGAACTCTCCGCCATGGAACTCCACATTCATCTCCGTTCCCGGCGCTTTGGCCGCAATGGACGCCGCACAGTGGTTGTGGAGTTGCGCGACTACCCCGGTGAATGGCTCATGGACCTGCCCCTGCTGGGGATGAGCTATGCCGACTGGTGCCGGCATCAGCATCACATAATTGATGGTGACGCCCGGGCTGGACTGGCCCCTGAACTGATGTCGGAACTCGCGGCGCTGTCGCCCTCCGCAGCCGCTGAACCGGGCCACCTCGACTCGCTATGGGATAAATATCGTAACTTCCTCCTCGATTGCCGCACCCAGCGCAGGCTCAGCTACCTCCAGCCCGGCAGGGCCTTGCTGGATCGGGAAAATTACGGTGTGCTGCCGTTGCTGGATTTGCGTGGCCAGAGCAACGAGGCTCTCGAGGCGCTGCCGGAAGACAGTAACTACCAATACCTGGCTCGCCAATATCGGCGGTATGTCGAGGATATGGTTGCCCCCTTTGTCGAGAGCCATTTCCGCCACCTGGATCGTCAGCTGGTGCTGGTGGATATGATCGGCACCCTGTACGCCGGTGAACAGGCTCTGGATGACATGCGGCTGGCGTTTGGACACATTGCCGATACCTTTCGCTATGGGGGATCAAATCCATTGAGGAAGCTCTGGCGGCCGCGTATAGATCGTCTGGTGTTTGCCGCCACCAAGGTGGATCAGGTGCTGGCGGCCGATCACGACGCCCTGCGACAGCTGCTCGGTAGTCAGCTTCAGCAAGCTTTTTCCGGCGCTCGCCACCAGGGGCTCCCTCTGTTCTGCGAGGCAATCTCCGCAGTGCGTTGTTCCAATGAGACACTTCGCGATGGCCGGCGGCTGCTGGTGGGCCACGACCTGAAAGGTCGATACCTGGGTTTCGAAAATGCCGAGATTTTTGCCCAGCTGCCGAGTGAGGGGAAGGCGTGGCAGCATTACAACGGCGCCGCTCCACCACAGTTGCGCCCGCCTGCAGGTATGGCGGCCGGACAGTGTATTCCCCATATCCGAGTGGATGCACTCCTCAATCTGTTGCTGGGAGATAAGGTGTGA
- a CDS encoding GlxA family transcriptional regulator, whose amino-acid sequence MRTVTFFLIDEMLTTGTMLPLEMLRGAESRARVEGQKETLRLVTASLDGNAVSTRSGFPLQPDVALADAPDSDIIYLPTLWRNPRPALRRSGPLLAWLQQQAEKGAAICAVGTGVCFLAEAGLLDGKPATTHWHYFERFSRDYPQIKLKRQYFITQADKLFCAASVNSLADVTVYLIRQLFGPSVASHVERNFSHEIRRPFEEIAYSEGAVHLHPDEEIVEAQTWLRQHCAEEVRLSEVAKQFEMSVRSFNRRFKLATGQTPLQYLQNVRVDMARELLQSSNLSVNEIAEKVGYQDMGHFTALFKKFLSTTPSEYRTTVRAKLFRVNT is encoded by the coding sequence ATGCGAACAGTCACTTTTTTCCTGATCGACGAGATGCTGACCACTGGCACCATGCTGCCCCTGGAGATGCTGCGGGGCGCCGAGAGCCGCGCACGGGTAGAGGGGCAGAAAGAGACATTGCGGCTCGTGACGGCGAGTCTGGATGGGAATGCCGTATCCACCCGCTCCGGCTTTCCGCTGCAGCCGGATGTGGCTCTGGCCGACGCGCCAGACAGCGATATCATCTACCTTCCCACGCTGTGGCGAAACCCCCGCCCCGCCCTGCGGCGCAGTGGGCCCCTGCTGGCCTGGCTGCAACAACAAGCCGAGAAAGGCGCCGCGATCTGCGCGGTGGGTACCGGTGTCTGTTTTCTGGCCGAAGCAGGACTACTCGATGGCAAGCCCGCCACCACGCACTGGCACTATTTCGAGCGGTTTAGTCGAGACTACCCGCAAATCAAACTGAAGCGGCAGTATTTCATCACTCAGGCCGACAAGCTCTTCTGCGCTGCCAGCGTCAACTCGCTGGCCGACGTTACGGTCTACCTGATCCGCCAGCTATTCGGCCCCTCGGTGGCGAGTCATGTGGAGCGTAACTTTTCCCATGAAATCCGCCGCCCCTTTGAGGAGATTGCCTATTCGGAGGGCGCGGTGCACCTGCACCCGGACGAAGAAATCGTCGAGGCACAAACCTGGCTGCGGCAACACTGTGCGGAGGAAGTGCGCCTGAGCGAAGTGGCCAAGCAGTTTGAAATGAGCGTGCGCTCGTTTAACCGACGCTTCAAGCTGGCCACAGGGCAGACGCCCTTGCAGTACCTGCAGAATGTGCGGGTGGATATGGCACGGGAGCTACTGCAGTCCAGCAACTTGTCGGTAAATGAAATCGCCGAGAAAGTGGGCTACCAGGACATGGGCCATTTCACCGCCCTGTTCAAGAAATTCCTCTCCACTACCCCGAGCGAGTACCGGACCACCGTCCGCGCCAAGTTATTTCGGGTCAACACCTGA
- a CDS encoding HIT family protein codes for MASVFTQIINGELPGHFIWRDDRAVAIMTISPIKPGHCLVIPVEEINHWDDVPEDLSAHLMHVAQRVAKGLKAVYSPQRVGVMVAGLEVPHTHIHLIPVEELSDFDFSKQKPAGAEELAGEAAKVRAALAEAGFSEADCG; via the coding sequence ATGGCGAGTGTGTTTACCCAGATCATCAATGGCGAGCTGCCGGGGCACTTCATCTGGCGGGATGATCGGGCAGTGGCAATCATGACCATCTCCCCCATCAAGCCTGGGCATTGTCTGGTGATTCCGGTCGAGGAGATCAACCACTGGGATGATGTACCCGAGGATCTGTCGGCACACCTGATGCATGTGGCACAACGCGTCGCCAAAGGACTCAAGGCGGTGTACAGCCCGCAGCGGGTCGGGGTGATGGTGGCCGGTCTCGAGGTCCCCCACACCCACATTCACCTCATCCCGGTTGAGGAGCTCAGCGACTTCGATTTTTCCAAGCAGAAGCCCGCTGGTGCCGAGGAACTTGCCGGGGAGGCCGCCAAGGTACGTGCCGCCTTGGCTGAAGCGGGCTTCAGTGAGGCCGATTGCGGCTGA
- a CDS encoding GIN domain-containing protein — MRELSMAIMSRLHAALAAVTLLLCAVGSSALAEETIEQAFDLSGFTRIDLEGSSSLEIVQGDSFSVVASGAPEAVALARAEVRGDTLKLWVEPNHKRFFGVVTVSDGQSVDYRVSLPVIESVAVTGSGEATAETLESESLVLKVTGSGDLTVAKVAAESLEASVTGSGDLSLGTVLSVRGEISIRGSGDLAFESFAGETLEADIKGSGDIEVSGRVGTVRVNIMGSGDFLGRHLQADRGEGAVMGSGDIVLRRPASDSFSVMGSGDIALVD, encoded by the coding sequence GTGAGAGAACTATCCATGGCCATTATGTCCCGTCTTCATGCCGCTCTGGCGGCCGTGACCCTGCTGTTGTGTGCCGTAGGCTCCTCTGCGCTCGCAGAGGAAACCATCGAACAGGCTTTCGACCTGTCCGGTTTTACCCGTATCGACCTGGAGGGAAGCTCTTCTCTGGAGATTGTCCAGGGCGACAGCTTTTCTGTGGTCGCCAGTGGTGCCCCTGAGGCAGTAGCCCTTGCCCGGGCGGAAGTGAGGGGAGACACCCTCAAGCTGTGGGTGGAGCCCAACCATAAGCGCTTTTTCGGTGTGGTGACGGTCAGTGATGGCCAGTCGGTGGATTATCGGGTATCTCTGCCGGTGATTGAGTCTGTTGCAGTGACAGGCTCCGGTGAGGCGACGGCAGAGACCCTGGAGAGCGAGTCTCTGGTCCTGAAAGTTACCGGGTCTGGTGACCTGACGGTGGCCAAGGTGGCAGCGGAGTCCCTGGAGGCCTCGGTAACCGGTTCCGGCGACCTGTCCCTCGGAACCGTTCTCTCAGTCCGCGGTGAGATCTCCATTCGCGGCTCCGGCGACCTGGCTTTCGAGAGTTTTGCCGGAGAGACGCTCGAGGCGGACATCAAGGGTTCCGGCGACATCGAGGTCAGTGGCCGCGTGGGCACTGTGCGGGTCAATATCATGGGCTCCGGAGACTTCCTGGGTCGTCACCTGCAGGCCGACCGGGGTGAGGGTGCGGTGATGGGATCCGGGGATATCGTGCTGCGCCGCCCCGCTTCAGATTCCTTCTCGGTCATGGGCTCAGGCGATATCGCCTTGGTGGATTGA
- the gorA gene encoding glutathione-disulfide reductase, with amino-acid sequence MAEFEFDLFVIGAGSGGVRASRMAAASGMRVAVAEDRYMGGTCVNVGCVPKKLFVYSSGYGETFDDAKAYGWQNDGGKFDWHTLRDNNAVEITRLNGIYRNLLANAGVTVIDGRAHVEDRHTVVIGDQRFTAERILVATGSWPFVPDIPGREHVLTSNEVFSMEEFPRRVLVVGGGYIAVEFAGIFAGLGAETHLSYRRDLFLRGFDRDIRNFVRDEMGKKGVHLHFNQQVEAIEKQDDGSLLVHSAEGSPLAVDTVLYATGRVANTRGLGLEQLGVVMHRDGTISVDDNFRTNVHSIFALGDVTGEPQLTPVALAEAMALVKHWQTGDTAEIDYNNIPTAVFCQPNIGTVGLSEEEARDSGVPVTIYKSEFRPMRNTVSGRDERTLMKLVVDSRSDKVIGAHMVGPEAGEIIQGIAVAIKAGATKQTFDQTIGIHPTAAEEFVTMRTPAS; translated from the coding sequence TTGGCAGAGTTTGAGTTTGATTTATTCGTCATTGGTGCCGGTTCAGGCGGTGTAAGAGCCTCGCGAATGGCGGCTGCCTCGGGCATGCGGGTGGCAGTGGCGGAGGACCGCTACATGGGTGGCACCTGTGTAAACGTCGGCTGTGTGCCCAAAAAGCTTTTTGTCTACTCAAGTGGCTACGGTGAAACATTCGATGATGCCAAGGCTTATGGTTGGCAGAATGACGGTGGAAAATTTGACTGGCATACATTGAGAGACAATAACGCCGTGGAGATCACCAGACTCAACGGCATCTATCGCAACTTGCTGGCTAATGCCGGCGTCACCGTGATCGATGGTCGGGCACATGTTGAAGATCGACACACGGTAGTAATCGGTGATCAGCGATTTACGGCGGAGCGGATTCTCGTCGCTACGGGCAGCTGGCCGTTTGTGCCTGATATCCCCGGGCGCGAACATGTTCTTACCTCGAATGAAGTTTTTTCGATGGAAGAGTTCCCAAGGCGGGTACTCGTGGTCGGCGGTGGCTATATTGCGGTGGAATTTGCCGGCATCTTTGCCGGGCTTGGAGCCGAAACGCACCTTTCCTATCGGCGTGACCTTTTCCTGCGCGGCTTCGACCGGGATATCCGTAACTTTGTGCGCGACGAGATGGGCAAGAAAGGGGTTCACCTGCATTTCAATCAACAGGTGGAGGCCATCGAGAAACAGGATGATGGTTCGCTGCTGGTCCACTCTGCGGAGGGTTCACCGCTGGCGGTTGATACAGTGCTCTACGCCACCGGTAGGGTTGCCAACACTCGCGGCCTGGGCCTGGAGCAGCTGGGTGTGGTTATGCATCGTGACGGCACCATCTCTGTCGATGATAACTTCCGCACCAACGTCCATTCTATTTTTGCCCTTGGGGACGTAACCGGTGAGCCACAGCTGACGCCGGTCGCGCTCGCGGAGGCGATGGCGCTGGTGAAGCATTGGCAGACCGGGGACACGGCTGAGATTGATTACAACAATATCCCTACAGCGGTGTTCTGCCAGCCGAATATCGGCACCGTGGGGCTCTCGGAGGAAGAGGCGCGGGATTCAGGTGTCCCGGTGACTATTTACAAGTCTGAGTTTCGTCCCATGCGCAATACGGTGAGCGGCCGTGACGAGCGTACCCTGATGAAGCTGGTGGTGGACTCCCGTAGCGACAAAGTGATCGGTGCGCATATGGTGGGGCCGGAGGCCGGTGAGATCATCCAGGGCATTGCGGTTGCCATCAAGGCCGGTGCTACCAAGCAGACATTTGATCAGACGATCGGTATTCACCCGACAGCGGCGGAAGAGTTCGTCACCATGCGTACACCGGCCAGTTAA
- a CDS encoding TIGR01620 family protein yields MTNSDERAERRQTRIESLSEPEDKRGERGATRVETLTGEPDSLPRSITTGESLPDRVSFSELRLPAFRLRFWKPAFFAALGLAAGAVAWELHQLFSWAMDRHWTLGVLAGTVIGALSITIVSALWEYFRAGRPLRKLDETRELAEELRDCRSMEKVGPFRRELAEHFEGKPQGALLSRVLDEAPDYYDGSELLHHVELTFLEALDQEALRRVVRQASATGALVGLSPFATLDILVALRQSLRMIDDVAQIYGVRPSVVVRWRLFKKVLALVAYSGASEYAVSELWPELVGDSMLSSVSARLGQGMGASLFMSRIGLAAMHSCRPVPFSEKQRPRLSTVTKRVASSLKERLLGRDPTRAAELRMAMKQSEWVDANRDKR; encoded by the coding sequence GTGACGAACAGTGATGAACGGGCGGAACGTCGCCAGACCCGTATTGAAAGTCTGAGCGAGCCCGAGGACAAGCGTGGCGAAAGGGGTGCGACCCGGGTGGAGACACTGACCGGTGAGCCCGACAGCCTTCCGCGATCCATCACCACCGGCGAGTCCCTGCCGGATCGGGTTTCTTTCTCGGAATTGCGTTTGCCCGCTTTCCGGTTGCGATTTTGGAAGCCGGCTTTTTTTGCAGCCCTGGGCCTGGCTGCGGGTGCTGTGGCGTGGGAACTGCACCAACTGTTTTCATGGGCGATGGACCGGCATTGGACGCTGGGGGTGCTGGCTGGCACGGTGATTGGTGCCCTCTCGATCACTATTGTCAGCGCCCTGTGGGAATACTTTCGCGCCGGGCGACCTCTGCGCAAGTTGGACGAAACCCGGGAACTGGCAGAGGAATTGCGGGACTGTCGCTCGATGGAAAAAGTGGGGCCTTTCCGGCGGGAGCTGGCCGAGCACTTTGAAGGTAAACCCCAGGGCGCGCTGCTTAGCCGCGTTTTGGATGAAGCCCCCGACTACTACGATGGCAGCGAGCTGTTGCATCACGTAGAGCTTACCTTCCTCGAGGCCCTTGATCAGGAGGCCCTGCGCCGGGTGGTGCGCCAGGCCAGCGCGACCGGTGCACTTGTCGGGCTCAGTCCATTTGCCACCCTGGATATACTCGTGGCACTCAGGCAGTCCCTGCGCATGATTGACGATGTGGCACAGATCTATGGCGTGCGTCCGTCCGTTGTAGTGCGCTGGCGGCTGTTCAAGAAAGTGCTGGCGCTGGTTGCCTACAGTGGCGCCAGCGAGTATGCGGTCAGTGAGCTCTGGCCCGAACTGGTCGGTGACAGCATGCTCAGCAGTGTCTCTGCGAGGCTGGGGCAGGGGATGGGGGCCAGCCTGTTTATGTCGCGTATCGGGCTGGCGGCGATGCACAGTTGTCGGCCTGTGCCTTTCTCAGAAAAACAGCGGCCCCGTCTCAGCACGGTCACCAAGCGTGTGGCCAGCAGCCTCAAGGAGCGCTTGCTCGGCCGTGACCCCACTCGAGCAGCCGAGCTGCGAATGGCAATGAAACAGAGCGAGTGGGTGGACGCAAATCGGGATAAACGTTAG
- the thpR gene encoding RNA 2',3'-cyclic phosphodiesterase, producing MGSKQKREALADPRLFIGIRPTADTQLFLDSLVNHCRQQLGQSAERDVRWTSQANRHLTLAFLGETPAELIPPLEAGILDIADRIQACQARVVTLQPFPKSRSRLLAAELLPNPDLDRLHECCRGLMKQLDLEPESAAYRPHFTLGRNRRGFSRLPPVMLDRIVDLDNIVLYQSRMTPGGSQYHPLLEAELSGPAQSG from the coding sequence ATGGGAAGCAAGCAAAAAAGAGAGGCCCTGGCCGATCCAAGACTGTTCATCGGTATCCGCCCCACCGCCGACACCCAGCTGTTCCTCGACAGCCTGGTAAACCACTGCCGCCAACAGCTCGGCCAGAGCGCCGAGCGGGATGTGCGCTGGACCAGCCAGGCAAACCGTCACCTGACACTGGCCTTTCTGGGGGAAACGCCCGCCGAGCTAATTCCGCCTCTGGAAGCGGGCATACTGGACATTGCCGACCGCATCCAGGCTTGCCAGGCTCGGGTGGTCACACTCCAGCCGTTCCCCAAGAGCCGCTCTCGCCTGCTCGCTGCCGAACTGTTACCCAACCCGGATCTGGACAGGCTGCACGAGTGCTGCCGGGGACTCATGAAACAGCTGGACCTGGAGCCGGAAAGCGCCGCCTATCGACCTCATTTCACCCTGGGGCGAAACCGCAGGGGCTTTTCCCGCCTACCCCCAGTGATGCTGGACCGCATTGTCGACCTCGACAACATCGTGCTTTACCAGAGCCGCATGACCCCTGGGGGAAGCCAGTACCACCCCCTGCTGGAAGCAGAGCTGTCAGGGCCGGCACAGTCAGGCTAA
- a CDS encoding FKBP-type peptidyl-prolyl cis-trans isomerase, whose amino-acid sequence MKIANHSVVEMHYTLKDAEGTVIDSSSGGEPLKYLQGVGNIIPGLEREMLDKSAGDKFTAVIQPEEAYGPQNPELIQTLPRTAFGGVEELKVGMAFRAQSTEGHPIEVEIIDIDGDNVTINGNHPLAGVELHFDIEVVSVREATPEEIDHGHVH is encoded by the coding sequence ATGAAGATTGCCAACCACTCCGTAGTGGAGATGCACTACACCCTGAAAGATGCTGAAGGCACAGTCATCGACTCGTCCTCCGGTGGAGAGCCGCTGAAGTACCTCCAGGGTGTCGGCAACATCATCCCCGGACTGGAGCGCGAAATGCTCGATAAGAGCGCCGGCGACAAATTTACCGCCGTCATCCAGCCGGAAGAGGCCTACGGCCCGCAAAACCCCGAGCTGATCCAGACCCTGCCCCGCACTGCTTTCGGCGGTGTCGAAGAGCTGAAGGTTGGTATGGCATTCCGCGCGCAGAGCACTGAGGGCCACCCGATCGAAGTCGAAATCATCGATATCGACGGCGACAACGTCACCATCAACGGCAACCACCCGCTGGCTGGTGTCGAGCTGCACTTTGACATCGAAGTGGTCTCCGTACGCGAGGCGACTCCGGAAGAGATCGATCACGGTCACGTGCACTGA
- a CDS encoding HPF/RaiA family ribosome-associated protein, which translates to MKSAPYDNIVFRDIDKSAALADTVSKKLDKLERYCGDIISSRVVLEAPHQHKHKGKQYKASVELGLSGSPLTITNEDESIHRAVNAAFASAERCLKERGDRRKAMRHQSVAIPEPEEVS; encoded by the coding sequence ATGAAATCTGCGCCTTACGATAACATCGTGTTCCGCGACATCGACAAGTCAGCCGCCCTGGCAGACACCGTCTCCAAAAAACTCGACAAGCTGGAACGTTATTGTGGCGACATCATCAGTAGCCGGGTGGTACTAGAGGCTCCTCATCAACACAAGCACAAAGGCAAACAGTACAAGGCCTCTGTAGAGCTAGGACTGAGTGGCAGCCCCCTGACCATTACCAACGAGGATGAGTCCATTCACCGCGCAGTCAATGCAGCCTTCGCCTCTGCAGAACGCTGCCTGAAAGAGCGCGGCGATCGTCGCAAGGCAATGCGGCATCAGAGTGTCGCCATCCCCGAGCCTGAAGAAGTAAGCTGA
- a CDS encoding Hsp20 family protein, which yields MRNFDFSPLYRSAIGFDRMASLLNTMNSTEQNQPAYPPYNIELTGEDSYRITMAVAGFEQSELDIQVEQNRLTIAGKKPEESEQRNFLHRGIAARNFERRFQLADHVKVTDAQLANGLLHIELVREIPEAMKPRKVEISQGNLLQHGKADAEKAAAESKADSEAA from the coding sequence ATGCGTAACTTTGACTTTTCTCCCCTGTACCGTTCCGCCATCGGCTTTGATCGCATGGCAAGTCTGCTCAACACCATGAACAGCACTGAACAGAATCAACCTGCTTACCCGCCCTACAACATCGAGCTGACCGGTGAAGACAGCTACCGGATCACCATGGCGGTTGCAGGATTTGAGCAGTCTGAGCTCGATATTCAGGTGGAACAGAACCGACTGACGATCGCCGGTAAAAAACCCGAGGAATCAGAGCAGCGGAACTTTCTCCATCGTGGGATCGCTGCACGAAATTTCGAGCGCCGTTTCCAGCTGGCAGATCACGTGAAAGTGACCGATGCGCAGCTTGCCAATGGTTTACTGCACATTGAGCTGGTTCGTGAAATCCCCGAGGCCATGAAGCCGCGTAAAGTCGAAATCAGCCAGGGCAACCTGCTTCAGCACGGTAAGGCCGACGCGGAAAAAGCGGCGGCAGAATCCAAGGCTGATTCTGAAGCAGCCTGA